A window of Verrucomicrobiia bacterium contains these coding sequences:
- a CDS encoding NUDIX hydrolase, whose translation MFSLLSSLQNASFLSSDEEDFRFKMLHLLQNEPRCFYRDCFPAHFTGSALIIDPENRSILLNHHRILNKWLQFGGHCDGNENILEVAYREALEESGMTSLKVFSQTFIDLDIHEIPVNAKRQEPAHFHYDVRFVFAASQRDDLQVSDESHELKWFSFEETRYLNLDRNLLRLINKAMSFK comes from the coding sequence ATGTTTTCATTATTGAGTAGTTTGCAGAATGCGTCGTTTTTATCTTCAGATGAGGAAGATTTTCGATTCAAAATGTTACATTTACTTCAAAATGAGCCACGATGCTTTTATCGCGATTGTTTTCCGGCTCATTTTACTGGTAGTGCGCTAATTATCGATCCTGAAAACCGATCCATTTTACTCAACCATCATCGCATCTTAAATAAATGGCTGCAATTTGGTGGTCACTGCGATGGCAATGAGAACATTTTGGAGGTGGCTTATCGTGAGGCGCTAGAGGAATCAGGGATGACTTCTTTAAAAGTTTTCTCTCAAACTTTTATCGATCTCGATATTCATGAAATTCCTGTGAATGCTAAGCGCCAGGAGCCGGCTCATTTTCATTATGATGTTCGATTTGTTTTTGCGGCTTCGCAACGTGACGATTTGCAAGTCAGCGATGAAAGCCATGAATTAAAATGGTTTTCTTTTGAAGAAACGAGATATCTTAATTTAGATAGAAACTTGCTTCGGTTGATTAATAAGGCGATGAGTTTTAAGTGA
- a CDS encoding L,D-transpeptidase family protein, protein MKLKDLKLAFLMVFLSGCAAPRQQLNLPYERMMPADEVTRLHIFLDRSGFGPGKLDGQRGEFTEKALERFARSRGLKANSPDQIERQLPLRQINPIYTFYRITPTDAARVGSLSEKVEDQAKQRGLPYTSLLEFVAERYHSDRAFIRAINPGKNLNQLRVGDTVRVPNVAPFQIETLRQNGYLIPANPALSNRHVEVNLHARMLEVFEGKRLIAAFPITPGSSSIPAPRGNWKIVVMASMPYFRHDEKMLNEGIQSTNFHQLPPGPNSPVGVMWMGLNRRGIGLHGTNNPETIGRAASHGCIRLANWDSVKLSRLVSVGTPVIIR, encoded by the coding sequence ATGAAATTAAAAGATTTGAAATTAGCTTTTTTGATGGTTTTTTTATCAGGCTGTGCAGCGCCTCGGCAACAATTGAATTTGCCTTATGAACGCATGATGCCTGCGGATGAAGTAACACGACTACATATTTTCTTGGATCGAAGTGGGTTCGGACCGGGTAAACTGGATGGACAACGCGGCGAATTTACCGAAAAAGCATTGGAGCGTTTTGCTCGTTCGCGCGGGTTAAAAGCTAATTCTCCTGACCAAATCGAACGTCAGTTGCCGCTTCGCCAAATCAATCCGATTTACACTTTTTACCGAATTACTCCCACTGATGCTGCTCGAGTCGGCTCTTTGTCTGAAAAAGTGGAAGATCAAGCCAAACAGCGCGGATTGCCTTACACCTCTTTACTGGAATTCGTGGCGGAACGTTATCATAGCGATCGCGCTTTTATCCGAGCCATTAATCCCGGGAAAAATCTAAATCAACTTCGCGTGGGTGACACGGTTCGGGTGCCAAATGTAGCGCCTTTTCAAATCGAAACCTTGCGACAAAACGGTTACCTAATTCCAGCTAATCCCGCATTATCCAATCGCCATGTGGAAGTTAATCTGCATGCGCGCATGTTAGAAGTTTTTGAAGGAAAGCGACTCATCGCGGCTTTCCCCATTACTCCCGGCTCCAGCTCCATTCCCGCGCCGCGCGGAAATTGGAAAATTGTCGTAATGGCTTCGATGCCTTATTTTCGACATGACGAAAAAATGTTAAACGAGGGCATTCAAAGCACCAACTTTCATCAGTTACCACCTGGCCCGAATAGTCCTGTAGGCGTCATGTGGATGGGTTTGAATCGTCGAGGCATCGGACTGCATGGCACCAACAATCCTGAAACCATTGGCCGCGCAGCAAGTCATGGATGCATTCGTTTAGCCAACTGGGATTCCGTAAAGTTAAGTCGACTCGTCTCAGTAGGCACACCTGTGATCATTCGTTGA
- the tatC gene encoding twin-arginine translocase subunit TatC — protein sequence MHDEPKPFLSHLEDLRRMIIKSGIAIIVGMLASFVFVKTILKLFNLPLIWAGLDPAHFLRVLGVADAFTLSLQAAFFSGFVFALPFVLYFLGNFLLPALTAQERKMLLPAFIVGSLLFALGVAFCYFLLLPQTLRFFHNYSASMGYTTEWTAKNYIAFCVQMLLGLGLSFELPIVILILAKLGFVDAAFLKKYRRHAIVVIVIAAAMITPTSDLFTLSAMAVPMLILYEICIVICRWMERKNKLNIS from the coding sequence ATGCATGATGAGCCCAAGCCTTTTTTGAGTCATCTGGAGGATTTGAGGCGGATGATTATCAAAAGTGGCATTGCCATTATCGTGGGGATGCTTGCCAGTTTTGTTTTTGTTAAAACGATTCTTAAACTTTTTAATCTTCCTTTGATTTGGGCAGGTCTTGATCCTGCTCATTTCCTTAGGGTTTTAGGCGTTGCGGATGCGTTTACGTTGAGTTTGCAAGCGGCTTTTTTTTCGGGCTTTGTTTTTGCGCTTCCTTTTGTGTTATATTTTTTGGGCAATTTTTTATTGCCGGCGCTTACAGCACAAGAAAGAAAAATGCTGTTGCCAGCGTTTATAGTAGGTAGCTTGCTTTTTGCTTTAGGTGTTGCTTTTTGTTATTTTTTGTTGCTACCCCAAACTCTACGGTTTTTTCATAATTACAGCGCTAGCATGGGCTATACCACGGAATGGACAGCCAAAAACTATATCGCATTTTGTGTGCAAATGCTTTTAGGGCTCGGGTTATCGTTCGAATTGCCCATTGTTATTTTAATTTTAGCTAAGCTAGGGTTTGTGGATGCCGCTTTTTTAAAAAAATATCGGCGTCATGCTATTGTTGTGATTGTTATTGCAGCAGCTATGATTACTCCCACTTCTGATCTTTTTACCTTAAGCGCGATGGCTGTGCCAATGTTGATTCTTTATGAGATTTGCATTGTAATTTGTCGTTGGATGGAACGAAAAAACAAATTAAATATCTCTTAA
- a CDS encoding bifunctional 3,4-dihydroxy-2-butanone-4-phosphate synthase/GTP cyclohydrolase II, whose translation MKRKAPHSKASFDSIESVIKDIRSGKLVIVVDDEDRENEGDLVGAGAKATVNSINFMATHGRGLICAPITLARAKQLGLQRMVLDNRETFKTDFTVSVDAAHGISTGISASDRAHTIRLLASKRSSPRDLVQPGHIFPLQAKEGGVLQRSGHTEAAVDLARLAGLDPTGVICEVLNEDGSMARLPQLRLFAAKHHLKICSISDLIEFRRRKEKLIELEQVVKMPTDYGNFTLHLFHSVLDGQHHIALVKGKIDSRKPILVRVHSECLTGDVFGSRRCDCGHQLHDALRCIEKASNGVLVYMRQEGRGIGFAAKMHAYRLQEKGLDTVEANVKLGYPADLREYGLGAQILYELGVRKIRLLTNNPKKVVGLTGYGMEIVEQVPIQTKPNRHNKKYLKTKQNKLGHWL comes from the coding sequence ATGAAACGAAAAGCGCCCCATAGCAAAGCAAGTTTTGATTCGATCGAGTCGGTCATTAAAGATATTCGCTCTGGCAAATTAGTGATTGTCGTGGACGATGAAGATCGTGAAAACGAAGGGGATTTAGTGGGAGCAGGCGCGAAAGCCACAGTAAATTCTATCAATTTTATGGCCACGCATGGTCGTGGTTTAATTTGCGCGCCAATCACCTTGGCTCGCGCAAAACAGTTGGGTTTGCAGCGTATGGTGTTAGATAATCGTGAAACATTCAAAACCGATTTTACTGTTTCTGTGGATGCCGCACACGGAATTTCAACGGGCATTAGCGCTTCGGATCGTGCCCATACTATTCGCTTGCTTGCCAGTAAACGATCCAGTCCGCGCGATTTGGTACAACCTGGCCATATCTTTCCTTTACAGGCAAAGGAAGGGGGTGTGCTACAGCGCAGTGGCCACACGGAAGCAGCTGTAGATTTAGCACGATTAGCGGGTCTTGATCCCACAGGGGTGATTTGCGAGGTGCTTAACGAAGATGGCAGCATGGCGCGCTTGCCACAGTTGCGTCTCTTTGCCGCCAAGCATCACTTAAAAATTTGTTCGATTAGCGATTTGATTGAGTTTCGACGTCGCAAAGAAAAATTAATCGAATTGGAACAGGTTGTAAAAATGCCTACGGATTACGGCAATTTTACTTTGCATTTATTTCATTCAGTATTAGACGGCCAACATCATATCGCACTGGTAAAAGGAAAAATCGACAGTCGCAAACCTATTTTGGTTCGAGTGCATAGCGAATGTTTAACAGGCGATGTGTTTGGCTCCAGGCGATGCGATTGTGGTCATCAACTGCACGATGCTTTGCGTTGTATCGAAAAGGCTAGCAACGGAGTTTTGGTTTATATGCGTCAAGAAGGACGCGGAATCGGTTTTGCTGCTAAAATGCATGCCTATCGCTTACAAGAAAAAGGATTGGATACAGTAGAAGCTAACGTGAAATTAGGTTATCCCGCCGACTTAAGAGAATATGGTTTAGGCGCGCAAATTTTGTATGAGTTGGGCGTGCGTAAAATTCGTTTACTCACTAATAATCCTAAAAAAGTGGTGGGATTGACAGGTTATGGTATGGAAATTGTAGAACAAGTCCCCATCCAAACCAAACCCAATCGTCACAATAAAAAATATTTGAAAACGAAACAAAATAAGTTAGGACATTGGTTATAA
- a CDS encoding sodium:proton antiporter produces MFILASSASTVHPLALSPFVLLLGMIALMPFINRHWWEHHYPKVAIALGLISVIYYGFALNNWTRVLHTAHEYVSFIALIGSLFVVAGGIHIVVKGEATPFRNCIYLLIGAILANFIGTTGASMLLIRPWIRTNRYRITTFHIVFFIFIVSNVGGCLTPIGDPPLFLGYLKGVPFWWVLEHCWEAWMISLFGLLAIFYCFDRHNFLRAPKEVREMETANEEWKIGGLHNLFFLAVILVAVFISQPLFLREALMIGAAIASYYLTPNYVHRANDFTFMPIKEVSWLFIGIFATMMPALDYLSVHAQQGNIPLHSEMQYYWLTGMLSGILDNAPTYLTFLAASLGTFGLSMEKPSDVMIYITQHDHHLVAISLGAVFFGAMTYIGNGPNFMVKSIAETAEVKVPSFFGYFLKYSVPILLPILLIISLIFFYFRFF; encoded by the coding sequence ATGTTCATTTTGGCATCAAGTGCAAGCACTGTTCATCCCCTAGCGCTAAGCCCCTTTGTTTTACTACTTGGCATGATCGCTTTAATGCCTTTTATTAATCGGCATTGGTGGGAACATCATTATCCCAAGGTAGCAATCGCCTTAGGATTAATCAGCGTCATTTATTATGGATTCGCTTTGAATAATTGGACGCGAGTTCTTCACACGGCTCATGAATATGTCAGTTTTATTGCGTTGATTGGTTCTTTATTTGTCGTCGCGGGCGGGATTCATATCGTTGTGAAAGGAGAAGCCACACCCTTTCGAAACTGCATTTATCTGTTGATCGGCGCTATCTTAGCAAATTTTATTGGCACCACGGGCGCATCCATGTTACTGATTCGACCCTGGATTCGCACTAATCGTTATCGCATTACCACTTTTCATATTGTTTTCTTTATTTTTATTGTGAGCAATGTGGGAGGATGCTTAACACCGATTGGCGATCCGCCTTTGTTTTTAGGCTATTTAAAAGGAGTTCCTTTTTGGTGGGTGTTAGAACATTGTTGGGAGGCTTGGATGATCAGTCTTTTTGGCCTTCTAGCGATTTTTTATTGTTTCGATCGTCATAATTTTTTGCGCGCTCCCAAAGAAGTGCGAGAAATGGAAACGGCCAATGAAGAATGGAAAATAGGTGGATTACATAATTTATTTTTCTTAGCGGTCATTTTAGTGGCTGTCTTTATTTCCCAACCACTTTTTTTAAGAGAAGCCTTAATGATAGGAGCTGCAATCGCTTCTTATTATTTAACGCCAAATTATGTGCATCGAGCCAATGACTTTACCTTTATGCCCATCAAAGAAGTGAGTTGGTTGTTTATTGGAATTTTCGCAACAATGATGCCAGCTTTGGATTATTTATCCGTTCACGCACAACAGGGTAACATTCCTTTGCATTCAGAAATGCAATACTATTGGTTAACCGGAATGCTCTCCGGCATTTTAGATAATGCACCCACTTATCTCACCTTCTTGGCAGCCTCTTTAGGAACTTTTGGATTATCCATGGAAAAACCGAGTGATGTCATGATTTATATCACACAACACGACCATCATCTTGTGGCTATTTCGTTGGGTGCTGTTTTTTTTGGCGCTATGACTTATATTGGCAATGGTCCGAATTTCATGGTCAAATCTATTGCCGAAACAGCTGAAGTCAAAGTGCCCAGCTTTTTTGGTTACTTTCTGAAATACAGCGTTCCCATTTTGTTGCCGATTCTTTTAATTATCAGTCTGATTTTTTTCTATTTTCGATTTTTTTAA
- the alaS gene encoding alanine--tRNA ligase — translation MTSAQIRQSFLDFFRSKQHTIVPSSSLMPDSPNLLFTNAGMNQFVPFFLGQKNCPYRPARVADTQKCIRAGGKHNDLEDVGWDTYHHTFFEMLGNWSFGDYFKKEAIEWSWELIVKHWNFPPERLYATVYQPGKGDPSEFDQEAYEIWEHIFRAAKLDPKIHIVSGGKKDNFWMMGDTGPCGPCSEIHFDLTPQGDSQGKLVNQGDARCIEFWNLVFIQYNATADGQLHPLPARHVDTGMGFERAVSLVQGTQNFQYFDRLASNYDTDIFRPIFLSLEKLCDKKYTGSLPASRGPGATAQEKVDVAFRVIGDHMRTLSFSIADGILPSNEGRGYVLRRILRRAVLYGRNLDIKKPFLAQLVPVLIEQMGSVFPELHHNQNQIKTILRGEEESFHRTLERGMTLFHEALNQLHNQKIFPGEVAFELYDTYGFPFDLTELLAQETGVSVDKIAFESYMEIQRKRSQAAQKKTTIEVTEVLDQDATLFVGYDRLKEESHIVAIKDNLIAVEQTPFYAEMGGQVGDQGLGEASNLKFEISNTFQSAQGTFWHELKKPIPCQIGDKIKLTVDSKRRQLIQGHHSGTHLLNWALRKTLGSSLKQKGSYVGPDHLRFDFSYHQAVEDKKIKEIESQINDRIKQGDEVKWYEESYDLVKNDPTILQFFGEKYGEIVRIVDIGGYSKELCGGTHVRNTKEIGFFKIISENAISAGVRRIEAVAGDAIFNYLTEAEKKQNERFNTLQHKRVFSETLPELNLTPTTSLSPEEVWEQFEKREEILLKLEAETREWVKEQQKLELVRFKEEAFAIAQEILIENKDKPYIKNLGEREIKLLPFIIDGLKDKMKQVVVLGAQQKGRANIIVWVPPTLVDHFHAGKLIQTIIPFVGGKGGGRPDLAQGGGDQVEGLNAALEKAKELVM, via the coding sequence ATGACTTCGGCCCAAATTCGTCAAAGTTTTCTCGATTTTTTTCGATCGAAACAACACACTATCGTGCCTTCTTCGAGTCTCATGCCGGACTCGCCCAATTTGCTTTTTACCAATGCCGGCATGAATCAATTCGTTCCATTTTTCCTAGGACAAAAAAACTGCCCTTATCGTCCCGCACGCGTCGCCGACACACAAAAATGCATTCGTGCCGGCGGCAAACACAATGATTTGGAAGACGTGGGATGGGACACTTATCATCACACTTTTTTTGAAATGCTGGGCAACTGGAGTTTTGGCGATTATTTCAAAAAGGAAGCGATTGAATGGTCTTGGGAACTCATTGTGAAACATTGGAATTTCCCTCCCGAACGACTTTACGCCACCGTTTATCAACCTGGTAAAGGCGATCCATCCGAATTTGATCAAGAAGCATACGAAATCTGGGAGCACATTTTTCGCGCAGCCAAACTGGATCCCAAAATTCATATCGTAAGCGGAGGCAAAAAAGACAATTTTTGGATGATGGGCGACACGGGCCCTTGCGGTCCTTGTTCCGAAATCCATTTCGATTTAACGCCCCAAGGAGACTCCCAAGGCAAACTCGTTAATCAAGGCGACGCGCGATGCATCGAATTTTGGAATCTAGTTTTTATTCAATACAATGCAACCGCCGATGGACAATTGCATCCTCTCCCCGCACGTCACGTGGACACGGGCATGGGCTTTGAACGCGCTGTAAGCTTGGTGCAGGGAACGCAAAATTTCCAATATTTTGATCGCTTAGCATCAAATTATGATACCGATATTTTTCGGCCCATTTTTTTATCTTTGGAAAAATTGTGTGACAAAAAATATACGGGCTCCTTACCCGCTTCTCGTGGGCCAGGGGCAACAGCACAAGAAAAAGTCGATGTCGCTTTTCGCGTAATCGGTGATCATATGCGAACGCTGAGTTTCTCCATTGCAGACGGCATTTTACCCTCCAACGAAGGACGAGGCTATGTATTACGCCGAATTTTGCGTCGTGCGGTGCTTTACGGAAGAAATTTAGATATTAAAAAGCCTTTTCTCGCTCAACTTGTGCCCGTCCTCATCGAACAAATGGGATCGGTATTTCCTGAGCTCCATCATAATCAAAATCAAATCAAAACTATTTTACGCGGAGAAGAAGAAAGTTTTCACCGAACTTTGGAGCGTGGCATGACTTTGTTTCACGAGGCTCTCAATCAACTTCATAATCAAAAAATTTTTCCAGGCGAAGTGGCATTCGAACTTTATGACACTTACGGTTTCCCATTCGATTTAACGGAACTTTTAGCTCAAGAAACCGGCGTTTCTGTGGATAAAATAGCTTTCGAATCGTACATGGAAATACAACGTAAACGATCCCAAGCTGCACAAAAGAAAACAACCATTGAAGTCACTGAAGTCTTAGACCAAGATGCCACACTCTTTGTCGGTTATGATCGTTTAAAAGAAGAAAGTCACATTGTCGCCATTAAAGATAATCTTATCGCAGTGGAGCAAACACCTTTTTATGCAGAAATGGGTGGACAAGTAGGAGACCAGGGATTGGGCGAAGCTTCAAATTTGAAATTTGAAATCTCTAACACTTTCCAATCAGCTCAAGGCACATTTTGGCACGAATTAAAAAAGCCAATTCCCTGCCAAATCGGAGACAAAATAAAATTAACAGTAGACTCAAAAAGGCGCCAACTCATTCAAGGCCATCACAGCGGCACACATCTTTTGAATTGGGCATTACGAAAAACGCTTGGATCTTCACTGAAACAAAAAGGTTCTTACGTAGGACCAGATCATTTGCGATTTGATTTTTCTTACCATCAAGCAGTGGAAGATAAAAAAATCAAAGAGATCGAATCACAAATCAACGATCGCATCAAGCAAGGTGACGAAGTGAAATGGTATGAAGAAAGTTATGATTTGGTGAAAAATGATCCCACTATTTTACAATTTTTCGGAGAAAAATATGGTGAGATTGTAAGAATCGTAGACATCGGCGGCTACTCAAAAGAGCTTTGCGGTGGAACACATGTGCGCAATACAAAAGAGATCGGCTTTTTTAAAATTATTTCCGAAAACGCCATCTCAGCAGGAGTGCGACGCATTGAGGCAGTCGCAGGGGATGCCATTTTTAATTATTTAACAGAAGCCGAAAAAAAACAAAATGAACGTTTTAACACATTGCAACACAAACGGGTTTTCTCAGAAACATTGCCCGAATTAAATCTCACACCCACCACCTCTCTTTCTCCTGAAGAAGTCTGGGAACAATTCGAGAAACGAGAAGAAATATTGCTAAAATTGGAGGCTGAAACACGCGAATGGGTCAAAGAACAACAAAAGTTAGAACTCGTCCGTTTTAAAGAGGAAGCCTTTGCCATTGCTCAAGAAATTTTAATAGAGAACAAAGACAAGCCCTACATAAAAAATCTCGGCGAACGAGAAATCAAATTATTACCATTCATTATCGATGGCTTGAAAGACAAAATGAAACAAGTCGTAGTTTTAGGAGCGCAACAAAAAGGACGCGCCAACATCATAGTTTGGGTGCCACCAACGCTAGTGGATCACTTTCATGCGGGAAAATTAATTCAAACCATTATCCCTTTTGTAGGTGGTAAAGGCGGCGGTCGACCCGATTTAGCTCAAGGCGGTGGCGATCAAGTCGAAGGCTTAAATGCAGCTTTAGAAAAAGCAAAAGAGTTGGTGATGTGA
- a CDS encoding AsmA family protein produces the protein MNRTIARIAWIVGILLLLLIIAVGSANYYINQPAFKTRVEKMVSKVVKMPVKFDALKIRWDGIRVKNLTLPYADGKSQTPFAQAKNLGLSFSFLRLLTGKVVLDAIILDAPRITLQEFSTGKGNKIELPKNPKKAEEKKSTNEQENQTPALPETEEPSLPTQAPKQNRFGIDEVEVADGMFQFLDSKQKAKVRCEGIQASGDFLTAPNELQSQGSLKIQTIVIDPNIELTHFKSPITYTNEVLLLPNFQSDLYQGKISGRFRARFNKEQKPFRSKINVTDFDLKNFIETRSDKKSPIAGKGNLNFEGQGAFEDAKNITGKGDFLVKSFEAEGLKFFREIGSVIGVPGLADITFDEVIGNFYIKNQQVIIERVETRPKSNTTFMEGQGIIDFEGNLNFSGSITLNSGLIGGLGQLLNKVKIKSKEGTITIPFKVTGTTENPKVQIISFDGAGEAIKGLLDLIPDIKF, from the coding sequence ATGAATCGAACTATTGCTCGCATCGCTTGGATTGTTGGAATTTTACTTTTACTCCTTATCATTGCCGTGGGATCGGCAAATTATTATATCAACCAACCCGCTTTCAAAACGCGCGTGGAAAAAATGGTGTCAAAAGTGGTCAAAATGCCGGTAAAATTTGACGCATTAAAAATCCGTTGGGACGGCATCCGAGTTAAAAATCTTACCCTGCCCTACGCCGATGGCAAAAGTCAGACTCCCTTTGCTCAAGCTAAAAACCTAGGACTTTCCTTTTCTTTTTTGCGTTTGCTAACAGGAAAAGTGGTTTTAGACGCCATTATTTTGGACGCCCCTCGCATAACGCTCCAAGAATTTTCAACTGGAAAAGGCAATAAAATAGAACTCCCGAAAAATCCTAAAAAAGCCGAAGAAAAAAAATCGACAAACGAACAAGAAAATCAAACACCAGCACTTCCAGAAACTGAAGAACCTTCCTTGCCCACTCAAGCCCCTAAACAAAATCGTTTTGGCATCGATGAAGTAGAAGTCGCCGATGGCATGTTTCAATTTTTGGATAGCAAACAAAAAGCCAAAGTGCGCTGTGAAGGCATTCAAGCGAGTGGAGATTTTCTTACTGCTCCCAACGAATTGCAAAGTCAAGGCTCGCTAAAAATTCAAACCATTGTAATCGATCCCAACATCGAGTTAACTCATTTTAAATCACCTATTACCTATACCAACGAAGTTTTGCTTTTACCCAATTTTCAAAGCGATCTTTATCAAGGAAAAATTTCTGGCCGTTTTCGCGCGCGTTTTAATAAAGAACAAAAACCGTTCCGCAGCAAAATCAATGTCACAGACTTTGATTTGAAAAATTTTATAGAAACACGCAGCGACAAAAAAAGTCCAATCGCCGGCAAAGGCAATCTTAATTTTGAAGGGCAAGGCGCTTTCGAAGACGCCAAAAACATCACAGGAAAAGGCGATTTTCTTGTAAAATCTTTTGAAGCAGAAGGTCTAAAATTTTTTCGTGAAATAGGAAGTGTAATCGGTGTTCCGGGCTTAGCCGATATTACTTTTGATGAAGTGATCGGAAATTTTTATATCAAAAATCAACAAGTCATTATCGAAAGGGTAGAAACTCGACCTAAAAGCAACACAACTTTCATGGAAGGCCAAGGCATCATCGATTTTGAAGGAAATTTAAATTTCAGTGGCTCAATCACACTGAATTCCGGTTTAATTGGAGGACTTGGTCAACTATTGAACAAAGTCAAAATTAAAAGCAAAGAAGGCACGATCACCATTCCCTTTAAAGTTACCGGAACAACAGAAAATCCAAAAGTCCAAATTATTTCCTTCGACGGAGCTGGGGAAGCAATAAAAGGGCTGCTGGATTTGATCCCGGACATTAAATTTTAA
- a CDS encoding OmpA family protein, whose product MKKNLLLLLPIVALFLPACKSSKPYDSSAGTGTYDGDYTDMSELPQRGDFNPDQDVDYSTFRAGGKENGTIYFATDSSTIAPSERGKLDRIATWLFQNTSKSILIAGHCDERGTLEYNRALGEQRATSVRAYLIGLGVAANRIYTHSYGEEKPAVPGANEAAYQKNRRAEIGVVMK is encoded by the coding sequence ATGAAAAAAAATCTACTTCTCCTTCTTCCGATAGTTGCGCTTTTTTTGCCGGCTTGTAAAAGTTCGAAACCCTACGATTCCAGCGCTGGCACGGGAACTTATGATGGTGATTACACCGACATGAGCGAACTACCGCAACGCGGCGATTTTAATCCCGATCAAGATGTGGATTACTCTACTTTTCGCGCTGGCGGAAAAGAAAATGGCACGATTTATTTTGCTACGGATAGCAGCACGATTGCCCCTTCAGAGAGAGGCAAGTTGGATCGCATTGCCACTTGGCTTTTTCAAAATACTAGCAAATCTATTTTAATTGCAGGTCATTGCGATGAACGAGGCACTTTGGAATATAACCGTGCTTTGGGCGAACAACGTGCAACGTCTGTGCGAGCTTATTTGATTGGTCTGGGCGTTGCCGCAAATCGGATTTACACACATTCCTATGGCGAAGAAAAACCGGCTGTTCCCGGCGCCAATGAAGCCGCTTATCAAAAGAATCGTCGTGCAGAAATTGGTGTTGTGATGAAATAA
- a CDS encoding HIT domain-containing protein codes for MEWLHAPWRMEYLTQKGEDRRWIFQEIIQSNEDEKNLVLVRAKSCLALLNKFPYSTAHTMIVPYRIIGDWTDLSETEMLELMTLSQRLIKVIQQEFKPDGINLGVNLGAAAGAGIENHLHLHIVPRWLGDHNFMTVVGATRVYPSELPEIWRRLKLHLT; via the coding sequence ATGGAATGGCTACACGCGCCTTGGCGAATGGAATATCTCACACAAAAAGGAGAAGATCGGCGTTGGATTTTTCAGGAAATCATCCAATCCAACGAAGACGAAAAAAATCTGGTCCTAGTGAGAGCAAAAAGTTGCTTAGCGCTACTGAATAAATTTCCTTACAGCACTGCCCACACAATGATTGTGCCTTATCGTATTATCGGCGATTGGACCGATTTGTCTGAAACCGAAATGCTAGAGCTTATGACATTAAGTCAGCGTCTAATCAAAGTTATCCAACAAGAATTCAAACCTGATGGCATAAATCTGGGAGTTAACTTAGGCGCCGCAGCAGGCGCAGGCATCGAAAATCATTTGCATCTTCATATCGTGCCACGCTGGTTAGGCGATCACAATTTCATGACTGTAGTCGGCGCCACACGTGTTTACCCAAGTGAACTTCCGGAAATTTGGAGGCGGTTGAAACTTCATCTCACTTAA